Within Streptomyces sp. NBC_00704, the genomic segment GGTAGCGGTTGGGGTCGCCGTCGCGGAGCTCGACGGCCTCGAAGGCGCCGGTGGAAGCGCCGGACGGTACGGCGGCACGACCCGTGCTGCCGTCGTCGAGGCCGACCTCGACCTCGACCGTGGGGTTGCCTCGGGAGTCCAGGATTTCCCGGGCTACGACGACGTCGATGGACGGCACGAGCATCTCCTTCTTGGGATGTGACGCTGGTTGTGCGGGGCCCGCGGGCCGTGACGGACCGCGGCGGGCCTTGCGACTAGAGCCTAACCGTCCCCGGGCCGTCGGCAGCCGACCGACCGTCCCGTGGACAGACAGACCGTACCCATTGTTCACGCCCGGAACAAAGGGGGTGGCCGAGAAAGGCCGACGGGGGCCCGCGGACGGGCGTCCGGACAAAGAGAAACCCCGCTCCGGTGCGTACGGGGGAACACGCACCGGAGCGGGGAGCCCGTGGGGACGGGGGCGGCCCTCACCGGGTCCTCATGAGGCCCTCGCCAGGCCTTCATCAGGACCTCGTCAGGCCCGAAGTGTGCGGGCCTCGGCCGTGGGAGAGCTGTGGCTTCCCGGGGAGCCGGCTGTCACTTCAGGTGCAGCTGCTGGCCCGGGAAGATGAGGTTCGCGTCCTCGACGATGTCCTTGTTCAGCTCGAACAGCTTGTGCCAGCCGCCCTTGACCTTGTGCTTCTCGGCGATGGAGCTGAGGGTGTCGCCCTTGACGACCTTGTACTCGCCGTCGCCCTTCTTGACCTTCTTGCCGGTCGGGGTGGTGACCGTCTTGGACTTCTTGGTGGCGGCCGGACGGTCGGTGGAGCGCGAGGCGCTCTGCTTCTCGGTCGAGCGGGCGCTGCTGCCGCTGTCCGAGGAGTTGGAGGAGCTGGACGAACCGGAGGAGTTCGAGGAGTCGGAGCCGCCGTTGTACGAGGCGCCGGACAGGCCCGTGCCGCACACCGGCCAGGCGCCCTTGCCCTGGGAGGCGAGCACCTTCTCGGCGACGGAGATCTGCTGCGACTTGGAGGCCTGGTTGGCCTGCGCGGCGTACTGCGTGCCGCCGTACGCGGCCCAGGTGGAGGCGGAGAACTGAAGGCCGCCGTAGTAGCCGTTGCCGGTGTTGATGGACCAGTTGCCGCCGGACTCGCACTGGGCGACCGTGTCCCACTCGGAGGCGGTGGCGGCGGAGGCGCTGCCGGCCGCCATCAGCGGGGCGGCGATGGCGACACCGGTGACGCCGGCCAGAGCGGCGGCGCGGGTGGCCTTGGACGGACGACGGTGCTTGCCCTTGGCGGAAAACAGCATGGTGGATCCCCTCACCGACGCCTGCGAGGTGAGCTGTCGGGTTCGGGCCGTGTGAGTTGCCCGGTCACTCCTCCACGGAAGCGATCGCTTCCCGGAGGGGTGACTTCACCCCAAGCCGGATCCAGCCTCTACAGCCGGTCCCGGCGCTTACCTTGGGTCCCCCGCTCCTGCCTACGGCGCTTGACGCGACGACTGTTCCCGGACTGCCGCTGGCAGGATTCGGCGTTGCGACGGCCGGGGCTCGGGTTGCCGAGCGGCCTCGACCGTAGACACGTGATCCGCCGAATTTCAAAGACGATCAGGGCTTCTGAGACTCATCCCACACTTTCACCAAACCGGACATTCGGCGCGAAGCGTGACGTGAACTCCCGCTGTATTTACCGGGTTTTGCGCCCTATTAGGCCCCTGTGTCGAGGGTCTGACCGGGCGCGATGTCGCTCGGGTCGCCGCCGATGAGGTCCTTGTTCTCGGCGTACAGGCCGCGCCATCCGCCGTCGAGGCCAAGGGAGTCGGCGATGGACGCGAGCGAGTCCCCCTCCTGGACGACGTAGGTGGCCGCGGCGTGCCGGCCGGCGGTGGCGGGGGCGGTGCCGCTCGGCGCGACGTTCGTGGCGCTCTTGGCCGTGTCCTCGTCGGCGGTGGGCCCGCGGTGCCGGCCGGCGCCGAGGGAGCCGGTGTCGACGAGACTCCAAGAGCCCACATCCTGGCCCGAATTGTCCGACTCGTTCACTTCCGGGGTGACCGTGGAGGATCCGTCGCCCGCAGCACCCGCCCCCTTGCCCGCGGCGGAGCCGGTGGAGTCACCCGCGGCGGAGGAAGAGGCCGAAGGGGACGAAGAGGATGAAGCCGAGGAAGAGGAGGAAGCGGACTCCGAGGGCGAACCGCTGGGATCGGTGGTCGAGTCGGACGAGTCGGACGATCCGTCCGCGCCGGACGAGCCGTCACCCGAACCGT encodes:
- a CDS encoding transglycosylase family protein, producing the protein MLFSAKGKHRRPSKATRAAALAGVTGVAIAAPLMAAGSASAATASEWDTVAQCESGGNWSINTGNGYYGGLQFSASTWAAYGGTQYAAQANQASKSQQISVAEKVLASQGKGAWPVCGTGLSGASYNGGSDSSNSSGSSSSSNSSDSGSSARSTEKQSASRSTDRPAATKKSKTVTTPTGKKVKKGDGEYKVVKGDTLSSIAEKHKVKGGWHKLFELNKDIVEDANLIFPGQQLHLK
- a CDS encoding transglycosylase family protein encodes the protein MLSGNGRHRRPRQAPALLVAAGVTGSAIAIPLLAASGASAADGTVWDKVAQCETGGSWSADKGDGELGGLSLSQKDWETYGGLDYATRPDLASRNQQIAVAQKVLAAQGIGAWGTCGLTSGLTKANGALPVDTGLADDSSGSASSGLSDLSRGLSGSSGSGSSDSTGSTGGADGSGDGSSGADGSSDSSDSTTDPSGSPSESASSSSSASSSSSPSASSSAAGDSTGSAAGKGAGAAGDGSSTVTPEVNESDNSGQDVGSWSLVDTGSLGAGRHRGPTADEDTAKSATNVAPSGTAPATAGRHAAATYVVQEGDSLASIADSLGLDGGWRGLYAENKDLIGGDPSDIAPGQTLDTGA